In Leclercia pneumoniae, the genomic window CCCACCGTGACGGCAGCGGTGCCCTGGATGTCATCGTTGAAAGAGCAGATCTCATCGCGATAGCGGTTAAGCAGCGGCATGGCGTTCTTCTGGGCAAAATCTTCGAACTGCAACAGCACGTCCGGCCAGCGATGTTTAACCGCCTGGATGAAGTCGTCCACAAACTGATAATACTCTTCATCGGTAATACGCGGGTGACGCCAGCCCATATAGAGTGGGTCGTTGAGCAGCTGCGGATTATTGGTGCCCACATCCAGAACTACCGGCAGGGTATACGCCGGGCTGATGCCGCCACAGGCGGTGTAGAGCGACAGCTTGCCGATAGGGATCCCCATTCCGCCAATGCCCTGATCCCCCAGGCCGAGGATGCGCTCCCCGTCGGTGACCACAATGACTTTAATGTTGTGATTCGGCACGTTCTGCAGAATATCGTCCATGTTGTGACGATTCTGGTAAGAGATGAACACCCCGCGGGAACGACGATAAATTTCAGAGAAACGTTCGCAGGCGGCGCCAACGGTCGGGGTGTAGATGACCGGCATCATTTCTTCGAGGTGGTTTTGTACCAGGCGATAGAAGAGGGTTTCGTTGGTGTCCTGAATATTGCGCAGGTAGATGTGTTTATCAATTTCAGTCTTGAAGCCCTGGTACTGGATCCAGGCGCGTTCCGCCTGTTCTTCAATGGTTTCTACCACTTCGGGCAACAGGCCGAGCAGGTTGAAGTTGCTGCGCTCTTCCAGGCTAAAGGCGCTGCCCTTGTTCAGAAGCGGGAACTCCAGCAGGACAGGGCCGGCATAGGGGATGTAAAGGGAACGATGTTTTTTCAGTTTGTTGTCCATGTCACTCACTTAATTTTTGAATATCCGGTCCCTGGCATTGTCGTTTTTCAGCATCGATGGCCTGGCTTCAGGGCTGCGGTGGGGGGTAGTATAAATGAGGTGAATATTAATTTCCGCACTCTGGAAACAAAAACGCCACCGATAAAATCGATGGCGTTTCGCATCACAGTGTGTGCTTTATTTATCTGCGTGGCGCTTTCTGCCGGTCGCATGGGTGGTAACTGACTCCTGATTGTTTTCAATCACCACTTTTCTCTGGTTAGAGAGTTTGTAGTTCAGCCCCAGAATGTGACGTGCCTGACGGTTCGATTTCATCTTAACTCCTCAATCCTGTTGATAGTTTTAAGGACCAGTCTGCTTACGCAAACGAAATATAACCATGAAGGTTGCCCATTGAGCTTAGCAGGCTTTTATAAAGCTGCGTGCTGACCGCTAACCACGTAGTTAATGGTCTGCTGGTAGATATCACTGAGGATGTCATTGTCTGACGCTTCGACCCATTTGGTCAGCTCCATCAAAATGTCATCTTCGGTGACAGCACCCATTTCGGCACGTAAACCCTGTGCAATGGCATTTACCAGTTCCGGCTGTGCGGAAGAGTTGGTCGCAGAATAATAATTAAACATGTTGCCTCCGTGTCGTTCTCTGTTTAATGGTACGGCTCGCAAAAACATAATACGCATTCAGAATGACAAATATTTTTACCGCTGTGTTTAAGATTCGTCCTGGAAATAAAAATATCATCAAACTGTATTTGGAGAATATATTATGGCTTCCAGCGACGCAGTTCCGTATATTTTTCATAAGGCATTGGCGAAGGCCACGAGATCAATTCAATCACTCTCCCCCAAGGGGTTTTACCATAACAAAACGCATTACCTTCTCCTTTTTCAGCGGGAAAAGAGAGCGCTTTTGGTTCGGTAAATATCTCGCCGCCGGCTGCGGTAAAACGGCTGATTGCCTGCGAAAAATCATCGACATAGACAGCAAAGTGCTGCAGGCCAAAATCGCTGGGGCGGGCGGGGGACTGTTGGTGTGGGCCGTGCATTTCAAAGAGTTCGATACCGGGGCCGTGCGGCAAGGCCAGCATGCGGATGGCGCGTATTTCCGTGCCGGGGAATAATCTTAACGTATGCTGCTGCGCCTCAGGGTCGATATTCTCGCTGCCGGGTTCGACAGAGCGATATAAAATGCGCGCGTCCAGTGCCTGTTCTAAAAATAACGTGGCTTGTTCAATATCAGGCACCGTAATACCTATGTGGTCAATACCTCTTACTGTCGTTTGCATCATTCCTCCTGCTATACGAATTATTCACTATAGCAGGAGGAGGTTAGCTTATTACCACTTCATTTCGCCGGTATTCACTTTGGCGCTTAACTCAAGCGAGCTAACTTCGGCCAGGTCAGGATAGGCTTTTTTCATAGTGTTAATCACATCCGCCGATTTTTTATGCTGCGCCAGGGCAGTTTCAAACTGGGCAAGATAATGCTGAGTAAAACGAATCGCCTCCGCTCCCGCAGGCGGCGTACCGAGGTAATGGCCCGGAATTACCCGCTCTGGCTGATGGGCCGCCATCGCCGCCAGCGTCTGTTGCCACTGCTGGCGGGATTCTTTGGTTTGCGTATCCGCCGTCCAGACGTGAATGCCCCAGGAAACGCCGGTTCCCCCCAGGATGGTTTTCGCGGACGGGATCCAGACGTAAGCCGCGTAATCGTCAGCATGCTCTATCGACACTTTTTCGCCGTCGATCATAAAAGTTGTGGAGGCCAGCACCTGCGGCACGTACAGATTAGTCGGCGCACCGTCTTTCATCTGCGGTCCCCAGAATTGCAGTTTCGCCTCTTTGGTGGCGTTAATGTGATCCACTACCTGCCGGGTTGCCAGGATTTTGGCCTCCGGGAAGGCCTTCACCAGCGGCTGCAGACCAAAGTAGAAATCCGGGTCGCCGGAGGTGATCACAATTTTGTTCAGCTTCCTGCCGCTGCGACGAATTTTCTCGACCAGCGCTTCACCATCTTTCACGCTGAACTGCGCATCAAAAAGGACAGCCTCTTTCGGGCCATAAACCAGCGTTGAGGAGACGGCAAAAATCGCGTTCTCCTGCGGGTTATAGCTCTCTACGGTCAATGGGGCCGCAAAGGCGGCGGGGGTGATAAGGGTGCACAGTACGGCAAGGTGGGTAAGCTTCATCTTCGGGTCTCGGTTAGCAACAAAGCCGCTATTGTACCCCTCAGCGCATTTGCCAGAATTACTGAAACAAGACATGCTTAGTTTCATAAATCGAACAAATGGAGTTTTCATGGATCGCGTCATTGCCGCTCAGGTCTATAACCGCATATGTGAACTGGGGAGCCTGAGCGCGGCAGCCCGTGCGCTGGGTATTTCACGCCCGATGGTGAGCCGCTATCTGGAACAGATGGAAAAGTGGGCCGGAACCCGGCTGGTGAACCGCTCGACCCGCAAGCTCACGCTGACGGCGGCAGGGGAGAACGTGCTGCAGAAAACCCGTACGCTGGCGCAGCTGTCGCACGAGATCGAAGGCCATGCGCCCCGCGATCTGCCCTCCGGTACGTTACGCGTCGCCTGCGCCCATTTTACCGCCCTCCATATGCTTGCCCCCATTTTGCCTGATTTTCTGGCGCGCTACCCGCAGGTGCGCGTCGAGCTGGATGTGAATAATCACCCGGTCAGCCTGGTGGGAGAACGGATTGATGTCGCTATTCGCATCACGGATAACCCGGAGCCGGGCATGATTGCCCGTAAGCTGGGGCGCTGTAGGTCAGTGCTCTGCGCCTCGCCGCATTATCTGGCTACTCATGGCACACCGCAGCACCCGCAGGCATTAGCTCAGCATAACTGTCTGCATTACAGCTTTTTTGCCGGGCAGTCCTGGCAATTTATCACCCCGGAGGGGGAGGGGCTGAGCGTAGCCGTCGGGGGTAATCTCAGCGCCAGTATCTCATCGCTCTTACTGGCTGCTGCCGTAGCCCACTGCGGAATTGCCATGCTGCCCGAGCAGGAGGCGCAGGCTGCGCTGGCGCAGGGTGAACTGGTGCCGGTATTGCCCGAACTCACGCCTAAGCCCTTGTCTATTTTCGGTATCTATCAGTCACGCGAATACCAGCCCGCCGCGCTGCGCCTTTTCCTTGACGCCGTTGAACAACATCTGCGCAATTAACAAGAATTATCCGTGTTTCGGGTCAGGCAAAAAGGGTGGTCTATACTTAACCCTTTGTATGTCAAAAGGAGAACAAGCATGACGATTCATAAACACGGTTCGGCGCACTGGTCTGGTGACATCAAACGCGGTAAAGGGACGGTTTCTACCGAAAGCGGCGTGCTCAACCAGCAGCCCTACGGCTTCAATACTCGCTTTGAAGGGGCGGCCGGTACCAACCCGGAAGAACTGATCGGCGCGGCGCATGCAGCCTGTTTCTCAATGGCGCTTTCGCTGATGTTGGGCGAAGCGGGTTACACAGCCGATTCCATTGATACCAAAGCGGTAGTGTCACTGGATAAAACGGACAGCGGTTTTGCCATCAGCAAAATTGCCCTGGAGAGTAAAGTGACGGTACCTGGCATTGATCCACAGCAGTTCGACGGCATTATTCAGAAGGCCAAAGCCGGTTGCCCGGTGTCGCAGGTGCTGAATGCTGAGATCACCCTGGACTATAAACTGAATTAATGGTCTGGCCGGGCCGCGCGCCCGGCTATCCATCAACGCCCCGGGCCATTCAATCCCTCGGGGAAGATTGCCGTCAGCCAGTCGATAAATACCCGCAACCGATGCGTCACATGCCGGTTTTGTGGATAGACCACATAAAACGGATACCGCGGCGGTCGCCATTTCACCAAGATCTCAACCAGTTTCCCTTCCCGTATCAATTCACCAGCCGAATAGCGAAAAGTCTGCACAATACCCATACCTGCCACCGCCGCGGCCAGGTGAGCATTGCTCTCATTGATGCCGATGGCATGGGGCATCACCATTTCCCGCACCCCATCCTCGTCGGTAAAACGAAAGGGAAAAGGACGGCCAGTGACCGGGGAGAGATAGCTCACCAGCCGGTGGCCATTGCGTAGCTCTTCGGGATAGGCGGGGGTGCCGTGGTGCTTCAGATAGGCGGGCGTGGCGCAGGTCACCATCTCCGCATTACCGATATGCCGCGCAATAAGTGACGAGTCTTCCAGCGCACCGCCGCGGATCACGCAATCCACGCTGCCGCGGATCAAATCAACCGGCCGGTCGGCCACGCCAAGCTCCAGGCGGATGCCGGGATACTGGCGCATAAAATCTGGCAGCGCAGGAATGAGCACATCCCGCGCCGTTGAGCCACCCACGTCGATGCGCAGTTGCCCCTGAGGCTGCTGTTTTGCTGTATTAAAGGCGGTGTCGATATCTTCAATATCAATCAGCACCCGTGAGGCTTTCTCATAATACTCGCGCCCTTCAGGCGTAGCGCTTACCCGACGGGTGGTGCGCTGTAATAACTGTACGCCCAGATGCGCTTCCAGCGATTTCACCAGTTTGCTGAGGGTCGCATTCGGCATATTCAGCGAGTCTGCCGCCCGGGTAAAACTCCCGCTTTCTACCACTCGCGCAAAAGCGCGCATTGCCAATAATTGATCCACCGCTAGCCCTCGATTATGCACACACAGAAAGAGTCATTTCCATTTTTGCTAATTTTTCTCCAATCCGGCAAGCGTTAGATTAGCCCCACAGACAGTTACTAACGCAACCACAAGGTAAATCACATGAACAACGCACTGAATGGAAAAATCGCACTCGTCACCGGCGGCACCAGCGGCATCGGTCTGGCAACAGCCAAAGAGTTAATTGCGCAGGGGGCGAAGGTGTACATCACCGGTCGTCGCGAAGCCGAGCTGGAGAAAGCGCTGATCGCGCTGGGCGATGCTGCCACCGGCATCCGCGCAGACGCATCGCAGCTTGCTGACCTCGATAAGGTTTATGGACAGATCGCAGAACAGGCCGGGCGGCTGGATATCCTCTTTGCCAACGCGGGCGGCGGCGACATGTTGCCGCTGGGAGAAATTACCGAAGAACATTTTGACCGTATTTTCGCCACTAACGTGCGCGGCGTGCTCTTTACCGTACAGAAGGCGCTGCCGCTGCTGTCGAATGGGTCTTCGGTGATCCTGACCGGCTCTACGGTCTCGGTGATGGGAACGGCTAATTTCAGTGTTTACAGCGCCAGCAAGGCGGCGGTACGTAACTTTGCCCGCTCCTGGGCGCTGGATTTACAGGGGCGCGGTGTGCGGATTAACGTGGTAAGCCCTGGCCCGATTAAAACCCCAGGACTTGGCGATCTGGTGCCGGAAGAGCAGCGCCAGGGGTTGTTCGACGCGCTGGCCGCTCAGGTCCCGCTGCAACGCATTGGCGAACCGGAAGAGGTGGGTAAAGCCGTGGCCTTCCTGGCCTCCGATGCCGCCAGCTTTATCAATGCCACCGAACTGTTTGTCGATGGCGGTATGGCGCAGATCTAGGGCGCATAAATAAGCGTGAGATTGCCGCCGAGACGGCGGCTTTCAAGCGGTTGACGGGCGTCACGCAGGGCGCGCGTCGTGGCGTTACACCGGGTCAGATTGCACCAGGGTGCCAGCCACACCGGATCGGTTTCTCTCTGGCTCAGAACGTATCCCGCCAGCCGCCCCAGGGCACCATGATTCTCCTTCAGTAGATCCTGTCCGTTCGCTGCAGCAAAGCTGGCGATCATCACCAGCGGTTGCAGGGCGTAATTATGATAAGCCAGCGCGCGTGCACCGCGTTTTTGTTCGTTGGGTAGTTGCCCATCGGCGGCGATCTGCCCGGCGGCAAGGCGAAACACCTTTATTGACCAGTCGTACAGATCCTGACGGTCGAGCGCAACCGCCGTGCTCATCACCGCCCAGGCCGCCCAGTAGCTGTGATTATTGGTTTTTTGCAGCGCCAGACCGTCCCAGTCTGCCACCACCAGGTCCGCCAGTTCCCCGAGCCAGTGCGCAACCTGCGCGTCTTCAGGCTGCGGTTGTAGCGTCAGCCAGCCTGTAGCGAGAGTGGCCAGCGCCCATTTACGCATTGCCCGCCCGGTATGGTTGGTCTGGGTTGAGGTTAATGCCCCCGCGCGGGCCCATGCGCGATAACCCTTCAGGAGACAGTTGAGCGTGGCGGGATCGCCGCTCTGTTTATAGCGCCAGACCATGGTCGAGATACCGCGTTCAAAGTCGACAATAGGTTGGGTATGGGAGCGAAACGCGCGTTCCGCTGCAGGGTTCAGGGTGGCGCGCGCGCTGTCTGAGCCTGCATATTTACTGGGAAAGTCCAGCGCCCCGGTCCAGGGGGCAGGCAGATCGACACACTTTCCGGCCAGGGTGTGCGGCAGGGGGCGGGTAAACCCCGGCGGCGGCACCAGCGGTGCCGCCCAGAGCAGGGAGGGTAAAAAGGCCAAAACAAGTAATAAACGCATTACTCAAGCTTACGCCAACAGCGCACCGCACGGCCACCCGAAACCGTGGCAAGCGCCTGCGGCTGTTCGCAGCCTGCGGTGGCCAACGGACAGCGGTCGCGGAAATAGCAGCCCGTCGGCAGCTGACGATTGCCCGGCAGATCGGTTTTTCGTAATGCCAGGGCATCATCCAGCGGTGCGCCGGTTTTCGGTACCGAGTCCAGCAGCAGCTGGGTGTAAGGGTGGGACGGGCTATTCAGTACCTGCTGTGTCTCGCCCAGCTCAACGATCTGCCCCAGATACATCACCGCCACCCGGTCACTCATGTGCCGGACCACCGAGACATTATGGGAAATCAGCACATAGGTTAGCGTCCGCTCACGCTGTAAATTGACCAACAGATTCAGAATTTGTGCCTGCACGGAAATATCCAGCGCGCTGGTAGGCTCATCCAGCACGATGATATCGGGGTCCGATGACAATGCCCTGGCAATGGCGATTCGCTGGCGCTGCCCGCCAGAAAAGGCATGCGGTAGACGATCGAGATATTCGGGGCGAATGCCCACCTGTTGCGCCAGCGCTTCGGCCAGACTGCGGCGGGCGCGTTCGTTACTGCGCGTTTTTATCCACACGGGTTCCGTGATGATCCGCCAGACCGGCAGGCGCGGATCGAGGGAGGAGAGCGGATCCTGAAACACCATCTGCATCCCGCTGCGGTCATGGTGGCAGCATTCGCCGGTGCTGGGCTTCAGCATGCCCATCAGCAGTTGGGCAAGGGTGCTTTTACCGCACCCTGACTCCCCGACCACCCCCAGGGTTTCACCGCGTTTGATCTGCAAATCGAGCCCGTTCAGGGCATGAACCTGTTCTGTCACCCGTCCCCGCCAGTTTTTCCGCGCCGGAAAATTCACATGCACTCGATTAAGCTCAAGTAATACTTCAGACATGACGAGTCTCCAGTTGCGGATACCAGCAGGCCGCGAGCTGGCCGGTGGCACCGTGCGGTGAGAGCGGCGGTATCTGGCTACATTGTGTTCCGGCGGCGAAGCAGCGTTCGCGAAACGCGCACCCCGTGGGCAAACGGGTCAGGTTGGGTACGGTGCCGGGGATCGCCGGCAGCATTTCGCGCGGTTCGCCATTTTCCGGGGCGCACTGCAGCAGGCCGATAGAGTAGGGATGCACCGGATGGGCAATCAGGGCATCGGTCGCTCCCGTTTCGATCACGCTTCCGGCATACATGACATACAGTCGATCGCAGAGTTGCGAGACGACCGCCATATCGTGGCTAATGAACAGCACCGAGGTGCCGCTGGCGCGGGCTTTATGCTTCAGCAACCGCAGCACCTGCAGCTGGACGGTCACATCCAGCGCGGTGGTGGGTTCATCGGCGATAATCAGATCCGGCTCGCAGGAGAAGGCCAGGGCGATCATCACCCGCTGGCGCATCCCCCCTGAGAGTTCGAACGGGTAGCGATCCATCACCCGCGCCGCATCGGGGATCTGCATCTCCTCCAGCAGCGAAATGGCCTTTTGCTGCGCCTCGCGGCGGGAGAGCGGCTGGTGCTGGCGGATCACCTCCATCATTTGTCGGCCGATGCGCCGGGTCGGGTTAAGGGCGGTCATCGGCTCCTGAAAAATCATCGCCACCCGGGCGCCACGCCACTGGCGCAGCTGTTTTTCGTGGGCAGTGAGCATGTCCTCCCCGAGTAGCGTCACCTGACCGCTGTGAATGCGATAACTCCCCTCGGGCAGCAGGCGCATTGCCAGCATGGCGGTAACTGATTTACCGGAGCCCGATTCGCCTACTACCCCCACGATTTCGCCGCGCTTAACCTCCAGCGAGACGCGGTTCAGAGCATGCACTTCACCGCGAAAAACAGGAAAGCTCAGGTGTAAATTGTCGATGGCTAAGACTGCGTCTCCCATTACTGTTTTCCTCCCGATTTCGGATCAAGCAGGTCACGAATGCCGTCGCCGAACAGGTTAAAACCCACGGCGGTAATCAGAATGGCCACACCCGGAAAAGCGCAATACCACCACTGATCGAGCACATAGTTACGGCCAACAGCCACCATCGCCCCCCATTCAGCGGTGGGCTGCTGTGCCCCCAGTCCGATGAATCCTAGCGTGGCTGCCATCAGAATGGCGCTGCCGATATCCAGCGATGCCTGGACAATAAGCGGCGGCAGGGCATTGCGCAGAATATGCCAGCTGATCAAATGCCAGCGTGACGCGCCAAAGGTGCGCGCCGCCTGTACATAGGTGAACTGGCGTACCACCAGCGTCTGACCGCGCGCCAGGCGCACATAAAACGGAATACGGACGATAGCAATTGCCAGCATGGCGTTGAACAGGCTTGGCCCCAGGGCCGCGGCCAGCGCCATGGTGAGGACCAGCGAGGGGATCGACAGCATAATGTCCATGACGCGCATAATGATGGCGTCGCCACGTCCGCCGATGACACCGGAGAAGCAGCCCAGCAGTGAGCCAATGCCACCGGCTATTACCACCACCGCCAGCCCTGCGGCGATGGATTGTTGGCTACCCACCAGCACCCGGCTAAACAGATCGCGTCCGACCTCATCGGTACCAAACCAGTGGGTTGCCGACGGCGCCTGTAAACGCGCGGTGAGATCGAGCG contains:
- the sra gene encoding stationary-phase-induced ribosome-associated protein — encoded protein: MKSNRQARHILGLNYKLSNQRKVVIENNQESVTTHATGRKRHADK
- a CDS encoding LysR family transcriptional regulator gives rise to the protein MDQLLAMRAFARVVESGSFTRAADSLNMPNATLSKLVKSLEAHLGVQLLQRTTRRVSATPEGREYYEKASRVLIDIEDIDTAFNTAKQQPQGQLRIDVGGSTARDVLIPALPDFMRQYPGIRLELGVADRPVDLIRGSVDCVIRGGALEDSSLIARHIGNAEMVTCATPAYLKHHGTPAYPEELRNGHRLVSYLSPVTGRPFPFRFTDEDGVREMVMPHAIGINESNAHLAAAVAGMGIVQTFRYSAGELIREGKLVEILVKWRPPRYPFYVVYPQNRHVTHRLRVFIDWLTAIFPEGLNGPGR
- a CDS encoding Vmh family MBL fold metallo-hydrolase, coding for MKLTHLAVLCTLITPAAFAAPLTVESYNPQENAIFAVSSTLVYGPKEAVLFDAQFSVKDGEALVEKIRRSGRKLNKIVITSGDPDFYFGLQPLVKAFPEAKILATRQVVDHINATKEAKLQFWGPQMKDGAPTNLYVPQVLASTTFMIDGEKVSIEHADDYAAYVWIPSAKTILGGTGVSWGIHVWTADTQTKESRQQWQQTLAAMAAHQPERVIPGHYLGTPPAGAEAIRFTQHYLAQFETALAQHKKSADVINTMKKAYPDLAEVSSLELSAKVNTGEMKW
- the bdm gene encoding biofilm-dependent modulation protein; translation: MFNYYSATNSSAQPELVNAIAQGLRAEMGAVTEDDILMELTKWVEASDNDILSDIYQQTINYVVSGQHAAL
- a CDS encoding ABC transporter ATP-binding protein, coding for MGDAVLAIDNLHLSFPVFRGEVHALNRVSLEVKRGEIVGVVGESGSGKSVTAMLAMRLLPEGSYRIHSGQVTLLGEDMLTAHEKQLRQWRGARVAMIFQEPMTALNPTRRIGRQMMEVIRQHQPLSRREAQQKAISLLEEMQIPDAARVMDRYPFELSGGMRQRVMIALAFSCEPDLIIADEPTTALDVTVQLQVLRLLKHKARASGTSVLFISHDMAVVSQLCDRLYVMYAGSVIETGATDALIAHPVHPYSIGLLQCAPENGEPREMLPAIPGTVPNLTRLPTGCAFRERCFAAGTQCSQIPPLSPHGATGQLAACWYPQLETRHV
- a CDS encoding mannuronate-specific alginate lyase, encoding MRLLLVLAFLPSLLWAAPLVPPPGFTRPLPHTLAGKCVDLPAPWTGALDFPSKYAGSDSARATLNPAAERAFRSHTQPIVDFERGISTMVWRYKQSGDPATLNCLLKGYRAWARAGALTSTQTNHTGRAMRKWALATLATGWLTLQPQPEDAQVAHWLGELADLVVADWDGLALQKTNNHSYWAAWAVMSTAVALDRQDLYDWSIKVFRLAAGQIAADGQLPNEQKRGARALAYHNYALQPLVMIASFAAANGQDLLKENHGALGRLAGYVLSQRETDPVWLAPWCNLTRCNATTRALRDARQPLESRRLGGNLTLIYAP
- the ddpC gene encoding D,D-dipeptide ABC transporter permease, producing MMLSQETPVTVKATPPRIDWAKIIWLLRQSPLTLVGGLIMLLMLLLMILSPWIVPHDPNALDLTARLQAPSATHWFGTDEVGRDLFSRVLVGSQQSIAAGLAVVVIAGGIGSLLGCFSGVIGGRGDAIIMRVMDIMLSIPSLVLTMALAAALGPSLFNAMLAIAIVRIPFYVRLARGQTLVVRQFTYVQAARTFGASRWHLISWHILRNALPPLIVQASLDIGSAILMAATLGFIGLGAQQPTAEWGAMVAVGRNYVLDQWWYCAFPGVAILITAVGFNLFGDGIRDLLDPKSGGKQ
- a CDS encoding oligopeptide/dipeptide ABC transporter ATP-binding protein, which codes for MSEVLLELNRVHVNFPARKNWRGRVTEQVHALNGLDLQIKRGETLGVVGESGCGKSTLAQLLMGMLKPSTGECCHHDRSGMQMVFQDPLSSLDPRLPVWRIITEPVWIKTRSNERARRSLAEALAQQVGIRPEYLDRLPHAFSGGQRQRIAIARALSSDPDIIVLDEPTSALDISVQAQILNLLVNLQRERTLTYVLISHNVSVVRHMSDRVAVMYLGQIVELGETQQVLNSPSHPYTQLLLDSVPKTGAPLDDALALRKTDLPGNRQLPTGCYFRDRCPLATAGCEQPQALATVSGGRAVRCWRKLE
- a CDS encoding VOC family protein — its product is MQTTVRGIDHIGITVPDIEQATLFLEQALDARILYRSVEPGSENIDPEAQQHTLRLFPGTEIRAIRMLALPHGPGIELFEMHGPHQQSPARPSDFGLQHFAVYVDDFSQAISRFTAAGGEIFTEPKALSFPAEKGEGNAFCYGKTPWGRVIELISWPSPMPYEKYTELRRWKP
- a CDS encoding LysR family transcriptional regulator, with the protein product MDRVIAAQVYNRICELGSLSAAARALGISRPMVSRYLEQMEKWAGTRLVNRSTRKLTLTAAGENVLQKTRTLAQLSHEIEGHAPRDLPSGTLRVACAHFTALHMLAPILPDFLARYPQVRVELDVNNHPVSLVGERIDVAIRITDNPEPGMIARKLGRCRSVLCASPHYLATHGTPQHPQALAQHNCLHYSFFAGQSWQFITPEGEGLSVAVGGNLSASISSLLLAAAVAHCGIAMLPEQEAQAALAQGELVPVLPELTPKPLSIFGIYQSREYQPAALRLFLDAVEQHLRN
- a CDS encoding SDR family oxidoreductase: MNNALNGKIALVTGGTSGIGLATAKELIAQGAKVYITGRREAELEKALIALGDAATGIRADASQLADLDKVYGQIAEQAGRLDILFANAGGGDMLPLGEITEEHFDRIFATNVRGVLFTVQKALPLLSNGSSVILTGSTVSVMGTANFSVYSASKAAVRNFARSWALDLQGRGVRINVVSPGPIKTPGLGDLVPEEQRQGLFDALAAQVPLQRIGEPEEVGKAVAFLASDAASFINATELFVDGGMAQI
- a CDS encoding OsmC family protein, yielding MTIHKHGSAHWSGDIKRGKGTVSTESGVLNQQPYGFNTRFEGAAGTNPEELIGAAHAACFSMALSLMLGEAGYTADSIDTKAVVSLDKTDSGFAISKIALESKVTVPGIDPQQFDGIIQKAKAGCPVSQVLNAEITLDYKLN